In one Arthrobacter jinronghuae genomic region, the following are encoded:
- a CDS encoding MFS transporter gives MSALWTIQALLAIVGSASSLAVSLVLFENSASAAVLAVSTFLGAAAAIYLAPLIGGLTDLFSRRTAICTVNTANAAAMAAMAWATAIHSTALMLVFVFVTAICSTALALTLQASVRVLRTEKDLTKVNGMLGLIDSAPVLLGPLLGAVLYSLGIPVAVFLADAVLSVAGAALVLLLPWPAEEPRARKVQYFGGKVKAGFRFINERRDLLRLQLAFAVYNFAGGLCVPVVIVFILSFPGTGTPEWNLSASNIASALGLMAGAALVARFGTSVSRTNLVCGSTFLGSLFGRALVVVAPTLWLVIPGMFLRNAMVQATNAPLTALWQERTPVQIQGIVFGCRRLLGQGLFPVAVLLGGVLVDALATVGGMDQLSAAKAVLIIGGALEIACIAYIRFSRTSRVFEPVEVPQSTAP, from the coding sequence GAAAATTCCGCCAGCGCCGCGGTCCTTGCCGTTTCCACGTTCCTGGGAGCGGCAGCCGCCATCTACCTGGCCCCGTTGATCGGCGGGCTGACCGACCTCTTTTCCCGCCGTACCGCCATCTGCACGGTCAACACCGCCAACGCCGCCGCCATGGCTGCCATGGCCTGGGCGACCGCCATCCACAGCACGGCCCTGATGCTCGTTTTCGTTTTTGTCACTGCCATCTGTTCCACCGCCTTGGCCCTTACCCTGCAGGCATCGGTCCGGGTGCTGCGAACCGAAAAGGATCTGACCAAGGTCAACGGAATGCTCGGACTCATTGATTCAGCTCCCGTGCTGCTCGGTCCGCTGTTGGGTGCCGTCCTGTATTCGCTCGGGATACCCGTCGCAGTCTTCCTGGCCGACGCCGTACTGAGCGTTGCGGGGGCCGCGCTGGTACTTCTGCTCCCCTGGCCGGCGGAGGAACCGCGGGCACGGAAAGTACAGTATTTCGGCGGCAAGGTGAAAGCCGGTTTCCGGTTCATCAATGAGCGCCGTGATTTACTGCGGCTCCAACTCGCCTTTGCGGTCTACAATTTTGCCGGCGGCCTCTGCGTACCGGTGGTAATTGTCTTTATCCTCTCCTTTCCGGGCACCGGAACACCGGAATGGAATCTTTCCGCAAGCAATATCGCCAGTGCCCTGGGCCTGATGGCCGGCGCTGCCCTGGTCGCCAGATTCGGCACCTCCGTTTCCCGGACCAACCTCGTCTGCGGCTCAACGTTCCTGGGGTCGCTGTTCGGCCGCGCGCTGGTGGTGGTGGCGCCGACCCTCTGGCTCGTCATCCCGGGGATGTTTCTGCGGAATGCGATGGTGCAGGCCACCAATGCCCCGCTGACGGCGCTGTGGCAGGAACGGACACCGGTTCAGATCCAGGGCATCGTCTTCGGCTGCCGGCGGCTCCTCGGCCAGGGCCTCTTCCCGGTGGCAGTCCTGCTGGGCGGCGTGCTGGTGGATGCACTGGCAACGGTGGGCGGAATGGACCAACTCAGTGCCGCCAAGGCAGTGCTCATCATCGGCGGAGCACTTGAAATCGCCTGCATCGCCTACATTCGCTTTTCCCGGACGAGCAGGGTCTTCGAACCGGTGGAGGTCCCGCAGTCCACGGCTCCGTGA